One stretch of Ictalurus punctatus breed USDA103 chromosome 5, Coco_2.0, whole genome shotgun sequence DNA includes these proteins:
- the cry3a gene encoding cryptochrome circadian regulator 3a isoform X1, whose protein sequence is MASNSIHWFRKGLRLHDNPALQEAVRGAGTIRCVYFLDPWFAGSSNLGVNRWRFLLQCLDDLDSSLRKLNSRLFVIRGQPANVFPQLFKEWEISRLTFEYDSEPFGKERDAAIKKLAMEAGVEVIVKISHTLYNLDKITELNGGQPPLTYKRFQTLISRMDPPEMPVETLSSTLMGCCVTPVSDDHGDKYGVPSLEELGFDTEGLPSAVWPGGETEALTRIERHLERKAWVANFERPRMNANSLLASPTGLSPYLRFGCLSCRLFYFKLTDLYRKVKKTSTPPLSLYGQLLWREFFYTAATTNPRFDKMEGNPICVRIPWDKNPEALAKWAEAKTGFPWIDAIMTQLRQEGWIHHLARHAVACFLTRGDLWISWEEGMKVFEELLLDADWSVNAGSWMWLSCSSFFQQFFHCYCPVGFGRRTDPNGDFIRRYLPILRGFPAKYIYDPWNAPDSVQAAAKCIIGVHYPKPMVNHAEASRLNIERMKQIYQQLSRYRGLGLLASVPSTHNGNGNGMAYSPGEQQSGNNTPAPAMSGSSVASGNWSGSILLNFDSEEHQGVSRMQQQQRLGRVLHIAGRATCKRERESERDTEGDDTLTTSHKLQRQIAETTTVHGNQPEELAGHIKLK, encoded by the exons ATGGCCTCTAATTCCATCCACTGGTTTCGGAAGGGCCTGCGTCTGCATGACAACCCTGCACTTCAGGAGGCAGTGCGGGGTGCAGGCACCATCCGCTGTGTTTACTTCCTGGACCCCTGGTTTGCTGGATCATCCAACCTTGGGGTCAACAGGTGGAG ATTTCTCCTTCAGTGCCTAGATGATCTTGACTCCAGTCTCCGGAAGCTCAATTCACGCCTTTTTGTTATCCGAGGTCAACCAGCCAACGTTTTCCCACAACTATTTAAG GAGTGGGAAATATCCAGGTTGACCTTTGAGTATGACTCAGAACCTTTTGGGAAGGAGCGGGATGCTGCCATTAAGAAGCTTGCAATGGAGGCTGGAGTAGAAGTCATTGTCAAGATCTCACATACTCTTTACAATCTGGACAA AATCACTGAGTTGAATGGCGGCCAGCCACCCCTCACCTACAAGCGTTTCCAGACTCTGATCAGCCGTATGGACCCACCAGAGATGCCAGTAGAGACCCTGTCTAGCACCCTTATGGGCTGCTGTGTCACACCTGTATCTGATGACCATGGGGACAAATATGGCGTACCTTCTCTTGAAGAGCTGG GGTTTGACACAGAAGGACTTCCCTCTGCTGTGTGGCCAGGTGGGGAGACAGAAGCACTAACAAGGATTGAGAGACACCTAGAGAGAAAG GCTTGGGTGGCCAACTTTGAGAGGCCAAGGATGAATGCCAACTCCCTGCTGGCCAGCCCCACAGGCCTGAGCCCTTACCTTCGCTTCGGCTGTCTCTCTTGTCGTCTCTTCTATTTCAAACTCACAGACCTCTACAGAAAG gtAAAGAAGACCAgcacccctcccctttccctcTATGGCCAGCTGCTGTGGCGAGAATTTTTTTATACTGCTGCTACCACCAACCCGCGATTTGACAAGATGGAGGGCAACCCCATCTGTGTGCGCATTCCCTGGGATAAGAACCCAGAGGCACTGGCCAAATGGGCTGAGGCTAAGACTGGTTTCCCATGGATTGATGCCATCATGACCCAGCTGAGGCAGGAGGGCTGGATCCATCACTTGGCTCGTCATGCTGTGGCTTGCTTCCTCACCCGAGGAGACCTGTGGATCAGTTGGGAGGAGGGCATGAAG GTTTTTGAGGAGCTCCTACTGGATGCCGACTGGAGTGTGAACGCAGGCAGCTGGATGTGGCTCTCCTGCAGCTCATTCTTTCAGCAGTTCTTCCACTGCTACTGTCCAGTAGGGTTTGGTCGGCGCACTGACCCTAATGGGGACTTCATTAG ACGCTATTTACCTATTCTTCGAGGTTTTCCGGCCAAGTATATCTACGATCCGTGGAACGCCCCGGATTCAGTGCAAGCTGCAGCAAAGTGCATCATTGGAGTCCATTACCCAAAGCCCATGGTGAACCATGCAGAAGCCAGTCGCCTTAACATTGAGAGGATGAAGCAGATCTACCAGCAACTCTCCCGCTATAGAGGACTAG GACTTCTGGCCTCAGTGCCATCTACGCACAACGGGAACGGGAACGGGATGGCCTACTCTCCAGGAGAACAGCAGTCTGGGAACAACACACCAG CACCGGCCATGTCAGGCAGCTCTGTTGCCAGTGGTAACTGGAGTGGAAGTATTCTGCTGAACTTTGACAGTGAGGAGCACCAGGGAGTAAGCAGAATGCAGCAGCAACAAAGGCTAG
- the cry3a gene encoding cryptochrome circadian regulator 3a isoform X2: MASNSIHWFRKGLRLHDNPALQEAVRGAGTIRCVYFLDPWFAGSSNLGVNRWRFLLQCLDDLDSSLRKLNSRLFVIRGQPANVFPQLFKEWEISRLTFEYDSEPFGKERDAAIKKLAMEAGVEVIVKISHTLYNLDKITELNGGQPPLTYKRFQTLISRMDPPEMPVETLSSTLMGCCVTPVSDDHGDKYGVPSLEELGFDTEGLPSAVWPGGETEALTRIERHLERKAWVANFERPRMNANSLLASPTGLSPYLRFGCLSCRLFYFKLTDLYRKVKKTSTPPLSLYGQLLWREFFYTAATTNPRFDKMEGNPICVRIPWDKNPEALAKWAEAKTGFPWIDAIMTQLRQEGWIHHLARHAVACFLTRGDLWISWEEGMKVFEELLLDADWSVNAGSWMWLSCSSFFQQFFHCYCPVGFGRRTDPNGDFIRRYLPILRGFPAKYIYDPWNAPDSVQAAAKCIIGVHYPKPMVNHAEASRLNIERMKQIYQQLSRYRGLGLLASVPSTHNGNGNGMAYSPGEQQSGNNTPGRVLHIAGRATCKRERESERDTEGDDTLTTSHKLQRQIAETTTVHGNQPEELAGHIKLK; encoded by the exons ATGGCCTCTAATTCCATCCACTGGTTTCGGAAGGGCCTGCGTCTGCATGACAACCCTGCACTTCAGGAGGCAGTGCGGGGTGCAGGCACCATCCGCTGTGTTTACTTCCTGGACCCCTGGTTTGCTGGATCATCCAACCTTGGGGTCAACAGGTGGAG ATTTCTCCTTCAGTGCCTAGATGATCTTGACTCCAGTCTCCGGAAGCTCAATTCACGCCTTTTTGTTATCCGAGGTCAACCAGCCAACGTTTTCCCACAACTATTTAAG GAGTGGGAAATATCCAGGTTGACCTTTGAGTATGACTCAGAACCTTTTGGGAAGGAGCGGGATGCTGCCATTAAGAAGCTTGCAATGGAGGCTGGAGTAGAAGTCATTGTCAAGATCTCACATACTCTTTACAATCTGGACAA AATCACTGAGTTGAATGGCGGCCAGCCACCCCTCACCTACAAGCGTTTCCAGACTCTGATCAGCCGTATGGACCCACCAGAGATGCCAGTAGAGACCCTGTCTAGCACCCTTATGGGCTGCTGTGTCACACCTGTATCTGATGACCATGGGGACAAATATGGCGTACCTTCTCTTGAAGAGCTGG GGTTTGACACAGAAGGACTTCCCTCTGCTGTGTGGCCAGGTGGGGAGACAGAAGCACTAACAAGGATTGAGAGACACCTAGAGAGAAAG GCTTGGGTGGCCAACTTTGAGAGGCCAAGGATGAATGCCAACTCCCTGCTGGCCAGCCCCACAGGCCTGAGCCCTTACCTTCGCTTCGGCTGTCTCTCTTGTCGTCTCTTCTATTTCAAACTCACAGACCTCTACAGAAAG gtAAAGAAGACCAgcacccctcccctttccctcTATGGCCAGCTGCTGTGGCGAGAATTTTTTTATACTGCTGCTACCACCAACCCGCGATTTGACAAGATGGAGGGCAACCCCATCTGTGTGCGCATTCCCTGGGATAAGAACCCAGAGGCACTGGCCAAATGGGCTGAGGCTAAGACTGGTTTCCCATGGATTGATGCCATCATGACCCAGCTGAGGCAGGAGGGCTGGATCCATCACTTGGCTCGTCATGCTGTGGCTTGCTTCCTCACCCGAGGAGACCTGTGGATCAGTTGGGAGGAGGGCATGAAG GTTTTTGAGGAGCTCCTACTGGATGCCGACTGGAGTGTGAACGCAGGCAGCTGGATGTGGCTCTCCTGCAGCTCATTCTTTCAGCAGTTCTTCCACTGCTACTGTCCAGTAGGGTTTGGTCGGCGCACTGACCCTAATGGGGACTTCATTAG ACGCTATTTACCTATTCTTCGAGGTTTTCCGGCCAAGTATATCTACGATCCGTGGAACGCCCCGGATTCAGTGCAAGCTGCAGCAAAGTGCATCATTGGAGTCCATTACCCAAAGCCCATGGTGAACCATGCAGAAGCCAGTCGCCTTAACATTGAGAGGATGAAGCAGATCTACCAGCAACTCTCCCGCTATAGAGGACTAG GACTTCTGGCCTCAGTGCCATCTACGCACAACGGGAACGGGAACGGGATGGCCTACTCTCCAGGAGAACAGCAGTCTGGGAACAACACACCAG